In Sphingobacterium zeae, one genomic interval encodes:
- a CDS encoding helix-turn-helix domain-containing protein: MDNDFYCNFIQPDKDIAKFVENLGTFQNKSDNPKEVVIIPDGRVDLLFFQSSAEPFHTMIMGLETYPEERYILPHTTAFVVSFKPLAVEYILDTSIAALLNTGKTLPNNFWGFKAEDLQNFELCCNKATQIIKNLLPKEADERKCKLFDLIYRYRGEMTVQELSEKVKWNSRQINRYFSKQFGLSLKAYSTILRFRASLEHIAQGRLFPELNYTDQNHFIKEIKKFSGVVPKELLKNQNDRFILLSVLKGK; this comes from the coding sequence ATGGACAATGACTTCTATTGCAATTTCATCCAACCTGATAAGGACATCGCTAAATTTGTCGAAAATCTGGGAACATTTCAAAACAAGTCTGACAACCCAAAAGAAGTAGTCATTATTCCCGATGGTCGAGTTGATCTTCTTTTTTTTCAGTCCTCGGCGGAACCGTTCCACACGATGATTATGGGCTTGGAAACCTACCCAGAGGAAAGATATATATTGCCCCACACAACCGCTTTTGTAGTGAGCTTTAAGCCACTCGCAGTGGAATATATTTTAGACACTTCGATTGCAGCGCTACTGAACACCGGCAAAACACTTCCAAACAATTTTTGGGGTTTTAAAGCCGAAGACTTACAGAATTTTGAGCTTTGCTGTAACAAAGCAACACAGATAATAAAGAATTTACTCCCTAAAGAAGCGGATGAAAGAAAATGTAAGCTTTTTGATCTTATTTATCGGTATAGAGGAGAGATGACCGTGCAAGAACTGTCCGAAAAAGTTAAATGGAACAGTAGGCAGATCAACCGCTATTTTTCAAAACAGTTTGGGTTATCGTTAAAGGCCTATTCGACTATTTTACGTTTCAGGGCATCTTTGGAGCACATTGCACAAGGAAGGCTCTTCCCTGAGCTGAACTATACTGATCAAAATCATTTTATTAAAGAAATAAAAAAATTCTCAGGAGTAGTGCCAAAAGAATTGTTAAAAAATCAAAATGACCGATTTATACTATTATCAGTGTTGAAAGGAAAATAA
- a CDS encoding KilA-N domain-containing protein yields the protein MLKATKKQVGLIGKWITNKNTLEYLSVWEKINNSDFNYPEFGVIEQEAGTNRFIMSVGQWIERTKAVGMIVKAGRYGGTFAHKDIAFHFAMWLSPEFQIYLVNEFQRLKDEENDRLKLNWNLQRTLAKVNYHIHTDAIKENLIPAEITKQQVSFVYANEADLLNVALFGMTAKEWRDANPDKNGNIRDYAIIEQLVVLSNMESINALLIQQGVPQNERLMQLNKVAVTQMKSLVKNKAVRKLK from the coding sequence ATGCTGAAAGCCACAAAAAAGCAGGTTGGCCTAATTGGAAAATGGATTACTAATAAAAATACATTAGAGTATCTGAGCGTTTGGGAGAAGATAAACAATTCCGATTTTAATTACCCCGAATTCGGGGTAATTGAACAGGAAGCAGGGACAAATAGATTCATTATGTCTGTGGGCCAATGGATTGAACGAACGAAGGCTGTAGGGATGATAGTAAAAGCTGGAAGATATGGAGGGACATTTGCTCATAAAGATATTGCTTTCCATTTTGCGATGTGGCTAAGTCCAGAATTCCAAATTTACTTAGTGAATGAATTTCAGCGTCTAAAAGATGAGGAAAATGATCGTTTGAAATTAAACTGGAACTTACAGAGGACACTAGCCAAAGTAAATTATCACATTCATACCGATGCAATAAAGGAAAATCTCATTCCAGCAGAAATTACAAAACAGCAAGTGAGTTTCGTTTATGCAAATGAAGCCGATCTGCTCAATGTTGCACTATTTGGAATGACCGCTAAGGAATGGAGAGATGCAAATCCTGATAAGAATGGCAATATCCGGGACTACGCGATTATAGAACAGTTGGTCGTGCTAAGCAACATGGAAAGTATAAACGCGTTATTAATTCAACAAGGAGTACCACAAAATGAACGGCTTATGCAACTGAATAAAGTAGCTGTGACACAAATGAAGTCGCTCGTAAAAAATAAGGCTGTTAGAAAATTAAAATAG
- a CDS encoding HipA N-terminal domain-containing protein — protein MRRADIYYKNDLAGKLTETDEGQYIFEYDEMYIKNYPNQFLTFTMPVVEKPYIDKRLFPFFEGLIPEGWLLDIASKNWKLNRNDRMGLLLACCQNCIGAVSVQPIIHDENEE, from the coding sequence ATGAGGCGGGCAGATATATATTATAAAAATGATTTGGCAGGTAAACTTACTGAAACGGATGAAGGACAATATATTTTTGAATATGATGAGATGTACATCAAGAATTACCCAAATCAGTTCCTGACTTTCACAATGCCGGTTGTAGAAAAACCATATATTGATAAAAGATTATTTCCTTTTTTTGAAGGGCTGATTCCAGAAGGCTGGTTATTAGATATTGCTTCCAAAAATTGGAAACTGAATCGAAATGACCGGATGGGATTGCTTTTAGCCTGTTGCCAAAATTGCATAGGAGCGGTAAGTGTGCAACCAATAATACATGATGAAAATGAAGAATAA
- a CDS encoding ligand-binding sensor domain-containing protein: protein MNNAMTISILLLLSFLTSSCNEINQKQQKINNSRSLSNRTDTTQAPNGIVRTVKQDRRGNIWIASWKGVFRYDGKSFTNITADVSTARFFAVLEDKKGNFWLTSIGSGVYYYDGKSFRNFTTKDGLAGNKVTEIYADKAGHVWFCTDAGASRYDGKSFKNFTAKDGLSSNSVNSIMEDKTGKLWFGTSDDACVYDGKTYTVLKHEGKSFKNVRSIIADKNGNIWLGGNDGLWRYDGTTFTNYTRQFVGYIYEDKNGNIWTSSDSIVNRDFKHVSQPPTKTKSWILSRYNSKSLSDSSTPPEIIRSGEALIFGITEANDGSIWFGTLNGVHRYKGNSFTNFKTK, encoded by the coding sequence ATGAACAATGCAATGACCATTTCCATTTTACTGCTGCTCTCTTTTTTAACCAGCTCTTGTAACGAGATCAACCAGAAACAACAAAAGATAAATAATTCAAGGTCTTTATCCAATCGTACAGACACTACACAGGCTCCAAATGGAATCGTCCGTACGGTAAAGCAAGACCGGAGGGGCAATATCTGGATTGCTTCATGGAAGGGTGTCTTTCGATACGATGGAAAATCGTTTACCAATATAACAGCTGACGTCAGTACTGCCCGTTTTTTCGCAGTATTGGAAGATAAAAAAGGAAACTTTTGGTTGACATCGATCGGTTCAGGCGTGTATTATTATGATGGAAAATCCTTCCGCAATTTTACGACCAAAGACGGTCTTGCAGGTAACAAGGTCACTGAAATCTATGCGGATAAGGCCGGTCATGTTTGGTTCTGCACAGATGCTGGAGCTAGCCGATATGATGGAAAGTCTTTTAAAAATTTTACTGCAAAAGATGGACTATCCAGCAACAGCGTCAACTCGATTATGGAGGACAAAACAGGAAAGTTATGGTTTGGAACAAGTGATGATGCCTGCGTCTATGATGGTAAAACATACACAGTCCTCAAGCATGAAGGTAAATCGTTTAAAAATGTCCGCTCGATAATAGCGGATAAAAATGGGAATATCTGGCTCGGGGGAAATGACGGACTATGGCGCTACGACGGTACTACATTTACAAATTATACGCGTCAGTTTGTTGGCTATATCTATGAAGATAAAAATGGGAATATCTGGACTAGTTCGGATAGTATTGTCAATAGGGACTTCAAACATGTCTCACAACCGCCCACAAAGACAAAAAGCTGGATTCTCTCCCGTTACAATTCAAAATCGTTATCGGATTCCTCCACGCCTCCCGAGATAATCAGATCGGGGGAAGCCCTGATTTTTGGAATCACGGAAGCTAACGATGGAAGTATATGGTTTGGTACTTTAAATGGAGTGCATCGTTATAAAGGAAATAGTTTCACGAACTTTAAAACGAAATAG
- a CDS encoding ImmA/IrrE family metallo-endopeptidase: protein MATTIPVRENMITWALDRAGYDLAKFSLKYPTLNVERWLQGEKQPTVKQLEDFSKKVHIPFGYLFLQEPPNEEIDFPFFRSGQARPNYTVSPNVYDTILELGRRQDWLREYLIELGSEPLDFIGKFNNTTTVNAFVNDLRAKLGLAENWYLACKTWEDSLTMLMDAIEKIGIIVVQNGVVGNNTHRPVPVDECRGFVLVDEYVPFMFINNTDAKAAQLFTLIHELAHIWLGKSAGFNQDQLLPAGDDLELICDQVAAEFLVPKKELLSQWKNIQDIQLLATRFKVSTIVIARRALDLNLITKPQFFNFYNNYMEWAKAKQDSKGSGGDFYRTTKRRVSPIFASYVDSAVKSGRLTYKDAFKLTGLFGDVYTRFINQNVMGS from the coding sequence ATGGCTACTACAATACCGGTGAGAGAGAATATGATAACATGGGCGTTAGACCGTGCGGGGTATGATTTAGCCAAATTTTCTTTAAAATATCCAACACTAAATGTAGAGCGTTGGTTACAGGGAGAAAAGCAACCTACAGTAAAACAGCTAGAAGATTTTTCTAAAAAAGTACATATTCCTTTTGGTTATCTCTTTTTACAAGAGCCACCAAATGAGGAGATTGATTTTCCCTTTTTTCGCTCTGGTCAAGCTCGGCCAAATTATACGGTCAGTCCCAATGTTTATGATACTATTCTAGAACTCGGAAGACGGCAGGATTGGTTGAGAGAATATCTTATTGAATTAGGAAGTGAGCCATTGGATTTTATAGGCAAATTTAATAATACAACGACCGTTAATGCATTTGTCAATGATCTGAGAGCTAAATTGGGCCTGGCTGAAAATTGGTATTTGGCTTGTAAGACCTGGGAAGATAGTCTTACAATGCTGATGGATGCGATAGAGAAAATCGGGATTATTGTTGTTCAGAATGGCGTAGTCGGAAACAATACGCACCGTCCCGTACCTGTAGATGAATGTAGAGGTTTCGTTTTGGTAGACGAGTACGTACCATTTATGTTCATCAACAATACAGATGCTAAAGCTGCGCAGTTATTTACATTAATACATGAGTTGGCCCATATCTGGTTAGGTAAAAGTGCCGGTTTTAATCAGGATCAATTACTTCCTGCAGGCGACGATCTTGAATTAATTTGCGATCAGGTGGCGGCTGAGTTTTTGGTTCCCAAAAAGGAATTGCTTTCCCAGTGGAAAAATATCCAAGATATTCAGCTGTTAGCGACTCGCTTTAAGGTAAGTACTATCGTCATAGCGAGGAGGGCGCTTGATTTAAATCTAATTACCAAACCCCAGTTTTTTAATTTTTATAATAACTATATGGAATGGGCTAAAGCAAAACAGGATAGTAAAGGCTCTGGTGGCGATTTTTACAGAACCACTAAAAGGAGAGTCAGTCCGATCTTTGCCAGTTACGTTGATAGTGCAGTGAAAAGTGGAAGATTGACCTATAAAGATGCTTTCAAGCTAACAGGCCTCTTTGGCGATGTATATACCCGATTTATTAACCAAAATGTAATGGGAAGCTGA
- a CDS encoding tetratricopeptide repeat protein, with protein MIKKLLLAFMSKYGWMSLVLGTVALFLPMPFNFLGMMGINYAFYLMGLSISLIIHEWGHWFFTRLVGEYPKRIVIGTGHLLMRTHFFKSKLNLYSKFQSGYVMLNIKDDKYYRLKTFVGVLGGPLTNIAIGLIVITVVPFSMDFSKTIAFSLWFGYLQLLVGLGNLTPFRRKINGFPMDFDGRIILNILLGKYKKETSNEVIDLCLEGDDYVATQQYEKALAQYKQCLQIATESGPAITCTIRFNIGICHFNLGDYDEALHDLKEVENQLPAKEVERLAGYLYNLYANIYLVQGDIEQATTMGQQALQLLPELDPIRHTWGCILVENEEWDRGKEMLSPQMDFNYVNSSTLLSAMYLALVYQRNGKLTKKDRYWEFVQRNLAELSLADKVIYERMQLKLAAK; from the coding sequence ATGATCAAAAAATTACTACTCGCATTCATGTCCAAGTATGGTTGGATGAGCCTAGTTCTTGGAACCGTTGCATTATTCCTACCGATGCCCTTTAATTTTTTAGGTATGATGGGAATAAATTATGCTTTTTATCTCATGGGGCTTTCTATTTCTTTGATCATACACGAGTGGGGACATTGGTTTTTCACACGGCTAGTCGGTGAATATCCAAAACGCATTGTCATCGGCACCGGACACCTGCTGATGCGTACACATTTCTTTAAGAGTAAGCTGAATCTGTATTCCAAATTTCAGAGTGGCTACGTCATGCTCAATATCAAGGATGACAAATATTACAGACTTAAAACATTTGTAGGCGTCCTAGGTGGTCCACTGACCAATATTGCTATTGGCTTGATCGTAATAACCGTAGTACCATTCTCGATGGATTTTTCAAAAACGATTGCTTTCAGCCTATGGTTTGGTTATCTGCAATTGCTGGTAGGTCTAGGGAACCTGACCCCATTCAGAAGAAAAATAAATGGCTTCCCAATGGATTTCGACGGACGGATTATCCTAAACATACTACTGGGTAAATACAAAAAAGAAACGAGCAACGAGGTTATAGATCTCTGTCTGGAAGGAGATGATTATGTGGCAACGCAGCAATATGAGAAAGCATTGGCACAATATAAACAATGCCTGCAAATTGCTACAGAATCCGGCCCAGCTATTACCTGTACTATCCGGTTTAATATTGGAATATGTCATTTTAACCTGGGGGATTATGATGAGGCATTACACGATCTAAAGGAAGTAGAAAATCAGCTGCCTGCAAAAGAAGTTGAACGCTTAGCAGGCTATCTTTATAATCTCTACGCTAATATCTATCTAGTGCAAGGTGATATAGAACAGGCTACTACAATGGGACAACAGGCACTTCAGCTGCTACCCGAACTCGATCCCATCCGTCACACTTGGGGCTGTATTCTGGTCGAAAATGAAGAATGGGATCGGGGCAAGGAAATGTTATCCCCACAAATGGATTTCAATTATGTAAACAGCTCAACACTATTGTCTGCAATGTATTTAGCACTGGTCTATCAACGGAATGGAAAATTAACAAAGAAAGATCGTTATTGGGAATTTGTACAGCGTAATCTAGCTGAACTGAGTCTTGCTGATAAAGTGATCTATGAACGTATGCAGCTAAAACTGGCTGCAAAATAA
- a CDS encoding DUF1569 domain-containing protein: MKSIFEKNIREAVIERINLLHEDSDALWGKMTVTQMVRHCILCEQYYQGSIKVTHSFLGRMFGQNAIKGILKDETTSFGKNAPTSAVFIVNEDIHDLEMEKRNWKLLIEQYETFEKDTFVHWFFGRMSRAQLGQFIYKHFNHHLKQFGA, encoded by the coding sequence ATGAAATCAATATTTGAGAAAAACATAAGAGAAGCGGTCATCGAAAGAATTAATTTATTACACGAGGACAGCGATGCTCTTTGGGGAAAAATGACAGTAACGCAAATGGTCAGGCATTGTATATTATGTGAACAATATTACCAAGGATCCATAAAGGTTACGCATTCATTTTTAGGGCGAATGTTTGGTCAAAATGCGATAAAGGGGATATTGAAAGATGAAACAACAAGTTTTGGCAAAAACGCACCCACATCCGCTGTATTTATCGTAAATGAAGACATACATGATTTAGAAATGGAGAAACGAAATTGGAAATTATTAATCGAGCAATATGAAACATTTGAAAAAGATACATTTGTACATTGGTTCTTTGGTAGAATGTCCAGAGCCCAATTAGGACAGTTCATATACAAACATTTCAACCACCATTTAAAGCAGTTTGGAGCGTAA
- a CDS encoding leucine-rich repeat domain-containing protein, producing MYNKSTLFWCSFLCVFFESFLFVACSKKEYQDVLKTVYEPKVEPTELYDEFTVQLKGSALQKGETGNWSITKGTVVEDYVKIDDPSNPNSLFRGIPGEEYELTWTVTRVTNSNTATVNVKIPELHIEIKENTPSSFRTILHFAVDPKYKGKWSFDKAYGHLHSTYHDGWARPVEENPTIELHGYSNTSYQVTYTMTYAGKNYQFTKKVQTGEYQEDEALNELQMGRGGRVVEDKDGHIIEMNMQASGIAHRFNDPGSFPALKAFKYLRKLILGGSSLKDVPTIFGDHYLALEELSLDRVGYYLTIPDNFGNLIKLKSFHLTPMRTPDLGYTVVLPRTFGNLKSLETLIMRYVGDVDFNGTLGKLVNLKHLDCFVTQIPSDFGNLTQLVSTEILAQQAYIPSSLSKCHNLRFARFSFVYPGSSPVTLPSDIDNMVKLDTLEIYGESRLQQLPQSFGNLKSLKQLWIQGESLQSIPDNIGNLSNLRFWLVGGNFKTLPASIGNLKKLEDLWLSPSVEKLPDEFGGLSSLSYLNMENSKLTTLPETFGKLKSLKEINARASSITGFPSSFGQLDGLLKLDFNYSKLKKFPVEICALKAVNNVILNGTNLGRLPDEIYSMRSGVIFTLYQCLNMDYDQLKEITAKRDGLVFYY from the coding sequence ATGTATAATAAGTCTACATTATTTTGGTGTTCATTTCTTTGTGTTTTTTTTGAAAGCTTTTTATTTGTAGCCTGTTCAAAGAAGGAATACCAGGATGTCCTGAAAACAGTATATGAACCTAAGGTCGAGCCCACTGAACTATATGACGAATTCACCGTCCAGCTAAAGGGTAGTGCCTTACAAAAAGGAGAAACTGGCAATTGGAGTATAACTAAAGGAACAGTGGTAGAAGATTATGTGAAAATAGATGATCCTAGTAACCCTAATTCATTATTTAGGGGAATACCAGGTGAGGAATATGAACTTACATGGACAGTAACACGTGTCACTAATAGTAATACGGCCACAGTGAATGTTAAAATACCCGAGTTACATATCGAGATTAAAGAAAATACACCTTCATCTTTTAGGACGATACTTCACTTTGCAGTGGATCCTAAATATAAAGGTAAATGGTCTTTCGATAAGGCTTATGGTCACCTACATAGTACATATCACGACGGATGGGCTAGACCAGTAGAAGAAAATCCTACTATTGAACTGCATGGTTATTCGAATACCAGCTACCAAGTTACCTATACGATGACTTATGCTGGGAAAAATTATCAGTTTACCAAAAAAGTACAAACCGGCGAATATCAGGAAGACGAGGCATTAAATGAATTGCAAATGGGGCGCGGTGGGCGTGTTGTTGAAGATAAGGACGGGCACATTATTGAAATGAATATGCAGGCTTCAGGTATAGCACATCGTTTTAATGATCCGGGCTCTTTTCCTGCGCTTAAGGCATTTAAATATCTGAGGAAGCTTATTTTAGGTGGATCTTCATTGAAAGATGTTCCGACTATTTTCGGCGATCATTACCTTGCTCTTGAAGAACTTAGTCTGGATCGGGTAGGCTATTATCTTACCATTCCCGATAATTTTGGCAATCTAATCAAATTGAAATCATTTCACCTCACACCGATGCGAACCCCCGATTTGGGATATACCGTGGTATTGCCAAGAACTTTTGGAAATTTAAAGTCGCTCGAAACCCTTATTATGCGGTATGTCGGCGATGTAGATTTCAACGGCACGTTGGGTAAACTGGTCAATTTAAAACACCTCGATTGCTTTGTTACTCAGATCCCTTCAGACTTTGGAAACTTGACTCAATTGGTTTCTACAGAAATTCTAGCTCAGCAAGCCTATATCCCGTCAAGTTTGAGTAAATGCCATAATTTGAGGTTCGCACGGTTCAGTTTCGTATATCCGGGATCATCGCCAGTCACACTGCCATCCGATATTGACAACATGGTCAAGTTAGATACATTAGAAATTTATGGAGAAAGCAGGCTTCAGCAGCTGCCACAATCTTTTGGTAACCTAAAGAGCTTAAAACAACTTTGGATTCAAGGAGAAAGCTTGCAATCTATTCCTGATAATATTGGAAATTTGTCTAATCTTAGATTCTGGTTAGTGGGCGGTAATTTTAAAACTTTACCGGCTTCGATAGGTAACCTTAAAAAATTAGAAGATCTTTGGCTTTCCCCATCTGTGGAGAAGCTTCCAGATGAGTTCGGCGGTTTGAGTAGTTTATCCTACCTGAATATGGAGAATAGTAAACTGACAACTCTACCGGAAACATTCGGAAAACTTAAGAGCCTGAAGGAAATCAATGCAAGGGCATCTTCGATTACTGGTTTTCCAAGCAGTTTTGGACAATTGGATGGTCTGCTAAAACTGGATTTCAATTATAGCAAGCTCAAGAAATTTCCTGTAGAGATTTGTGCTTTGAAGGCCGTGAATAACGTTATTTTGAACGGTACAAATTTGGGTCGACTTCCCGATGAAATTTATTCCATGCGCTCAGGGGTGATTTTTACGCTATATCAATGCCTGAATATGGACTATGATCAATTAAAGGAAATCACTGCGAAAAGAGATGGTCTTGTATTTTATTATTGA
- a CDS encoding HipA domain-containing protein → MKNKNCLYCYRELNADTEGDFHESCSLEFFGTKQQPVFEYSMEQMGELAKNIVERSVAVPGVQPKLSLSVVNDTLNDPDRGRLTVIGALGGNYIFKPPSEIFPEMPANEHVTMRIAEAFGINVVKSSLIRMSSGELAYITKRIDRTDTGEKIHMLDMFQITDASDKYKSSMEKIGKALDEYSDNTLLDKSYFLELGVFSFLTGNNDMHLKNFSMIDGGNSWKLAPAYDLLNVTILNPDDTEELALTLEGKKKKLKWQNFENLGKTMGLNTKQISNMARRFLKNKPLAFKWIDNSFLSQDYKDLYKQLLDLRYEILNM, encoded by the coding sequence ATGAAGAATAAAAATTGCTTGTACTGTTATCGGGAATTAAATGCAGATACAGAAGGTGACTTTCATGAAAGTTGTAGCTTGGAATTTTTCGGGACCAAACAGCAACCTGTTTTTGAATATTCCATGGAACAAATGGGGGAACTAGCAAAGAATATTGTCGAAAGAAGTGTCGCAGTTCCAGGAGTGCAACCAAAATTGTCTTTATCTGTAGTTAATGATACACTTAATGATCCTGACAGAGGGCGTTTGACAGTCATAGGAGCTTTGGGCGGTAATTATATTTTCAAACCACCTTCCGAAATCTTCCCTGAAATGCCGGCGAACGAACACGTTACAATGCGAATTGCCGAAGCATTCGGGATCAATGTAGTGAAATCAAGCTTGATTAGGATGTCTTCCGGGGAATTGGCCTATATTACCAAACGGATAGATAGGACAGACACCGGAGAAAAAATCCATATGCTGGACATGTTTCAGATTACGGACGCTTCCGATAAGTATAAAAGTTCCATGGAAAAAATAGGGAAGGCCCTAGATGAATATTCAGATAACACCCTGTTAGATAAGAGTTATTTTCTGGAATTGGGGGTGTTTAGTTTTTTGACGGGCAATAACGATATGCATCTGAAAAATTTTTCAATGATCGATGGTGGTAATAGTTGGAAACTAGCTCCTGCTTATGATCTTTTAAATGTCACAATATTAAATCCGGACGATACAGAAGAACTTGCGTTAACTCTTGAAGGAAAAAAGAAAAAGCTTAAGTGGCAGAATTTTGAAAATTTAGGTAAAACAATGGGATTGAATACTAAACAGATATCTAATATGGCCCGGCGTTTTCTGAAAAATAAACCGTTGGCATTCAAATGGATTGATAATTCATTTTTATCTCAGGATTACAAGGACCTGTATAAACAACTGCTTGATCTTAGATATGAGATTCTTAACATGTAG
- a CDS encoding winged helix-turn-helix domain-containing protein has translation MHIFARSPNEMIIRSRLQKEIWEDEGVIVGRSLDMFISKLRKKLETVPDINIVVVRGKGYKLETRF, from the coding sequence ATGCACATTTTTGCACGATCTCCTAATGAGATGATAATTAGAAGCAGGTTGCAAAAAGAGATCTGGGAAGATGAGGGCGTGATTGTGGGGCGCAGCTTGGATATGTTTATTTCGAAACTCAGGAAAAAATTGGAAACAGTTCCCGATATCAACATTGTTGTAGTCCGTGGCAAAGGCTATAAGCTTGAAACTAGATTTTAA
- a CDS encoding DUF6984 family protein produces the protein MKRRLTSAEIKLISYLVRDTPEGVGIITSLEGLFVEEMDDGGMGSLQVIIEGEDHRRSGGVLADMDSHDVDGMYLLISVIVDTDDNFYELDIFKGDFSPLIQLPGVSINL, from the coding sequence ATGAAAAGAAGACTTACCTCTGCAGAAATAAAGCTGATCTCCTATTTGGTGCGGGACACGCCGGAGGGAGTCGGCATTATAACTTCATTGGAAGGCCTATTTGTTGAGGAAATGGACGATGGTGGAATGGGCAGCCTCCAAGTAATTATAGAAGGAGAGGATCATAGGCGTTCAGGCGGTGTGCTAGCCGATATGGATTCTCACGATGTCGACGGAATGTATTTGCTTATCTCTGTTATCGTGGATACTGACGATAATTTTTATGAATTAGATATTTTCAAAGGTGATTTTTCTCCTTTGATACAGTTACCTGGTGTATCAATAAATTTATGA
- a CDS encoding FAD-dependent oxidoreductase — protein MLIKNRSIAIVGAGPAGLTLARLLQLKNLHVKVYERDFDKNARVQGSPLDMHENSGLAALRKADLLKQFKEVFRPGADKMLIMNEQAEILYSDHNTKPDEAFGSEYFRPEIDRGPLRNMLVDALLPETVVWDSHFISMEPHNEGWTIHFKNGSSVYADLVIAADGANSRLRPYLTPIKPVYSGVIMLEGTVAKQYAPHIDALVKGGKIMAFGNTKNILLGQKANGDIGFYASFKANENWAAESGLDFSDNIQILEWFKTAYPEWNALWHELIQHAYTPFIPRLIYSMPEQRWKTKSNLTLIGDAAHVMPPFAGEGANMAMLDALELSECLTNATYQTIQEAISDFEVNMYNRSVNATRKSLENGEKMHSKNALSTMLKFFNAHPS, from the coding sequence ATGCTGATTAAAAATCGATCAATAGCCATCGTAGGTGCAGGCCCCGCGGGGCTTACACTGGCAAGACTTTTACAATTAAAAAATTTACATGTAAAAGTATACGAAAGAGATTTTGATAAAAATGCACGAGTCCAGGGATCGCCCCTCGACATGCATGAAAACTCAGGACTGGCAGCTTTACGGAAAGCTGATTTGCTGAAACAATTTAAAGAAGTTTTTCGTCCGGGAGCTGATAAAATGCTTATTATGAATGAACAGGCAGAAATTCTTTACAGTGACCATAACACAAAACCTGATGAAGCTTTTGGTTCCGAATATTTCCGTCCGGAAATAGATCGTGGTCCCTTAAGGAATATGCTGGTGGATGCTCTTCTACCGGAAACGGTAGTATGGGACAGTCATTTTATTTCAATGGAGCCCCATAATGAGGGGTGGACGATTCATTTTAAAAACGGCTCTTCTGTCTATGCTGACCTGGTTATCGCAGCAGACGGCGCCAATTCAAGGTTACGCCCCTATCTCACCCCTATCAAACCCGTCTATTCAGGAGTGATTATGCTGGAAGGAACTGTTGCCAAACAATATGCCCCCCACATTGATGCACTGGTAAAAGGAGGTAAAATCATGGCCTTTGGAAATACTAAAAATATATTGCTCGGCCAGAAAGCAAATGGGGATATTGGATTTTATGCGAGTTTTAAAGCAAATGAAAATTGGGCGGCAGAAAGCGGTCTTGATTTTTCCGATAATATTCAGATTCTAGAATGGTTTAAAACAGCATATCCAGAATGGAATGCGCTCTGGCATGAATTGATTCAACATGCATATACTCCTTTTATTCCACGTCTGATCTATTCGATGCCCGAACAGCGGTGGAAAACAAAATCCAACCTAACCCTGATAGGAGATGCGGCCCATGTGATGCCTCCATTTGCAGGAGAAGGAGCAAATATGGCCATGCTGGACGCGTTGGAGTTAAGCGAATGTTTGACCAACGCGACTTATCAAACTATACAGGAGGCTATTTCAGATTTCGAAGTTAACATGTATAATAGGTCGGTAAATGCCACCCGAAAATCCCTGGAAAATGGCGAGAAGATGCATTCCAAAAACGCACTTTCCACTATGCTTAAATTTTTCAACGCCCATCCTAGCTGA
- a CDS encoding type II toxin-antitoxin system Y4mF family antitoxin — MMTLADFVKSKRKEVNLTQEEFAERAGVALTVVRKIEQGKENLNLEKVNQVLKMFGHTLAPVSSREITKSENKRDYEAGRYIL; from the coding sequence ATGATGACATTAGCGGATTTTGTAAAATCAAAGAGAAAAGAAGTCAACCTAACACAGGAAGAATTTGCTGAGCGAGCTGGTGTGGCATTAACCGTAGTCCGGAAAATCGAGCAAGGAAAGGAAAACCTAAATTTGGAAAAGGTGAATCAAGTTTTGAAGATGTTTGGACATACTTTGGCACCGGTTAGCTCAAGAGAAATAACGAAATCAGAAAATAAAAGAGATTATGAGGCGGGCAGATATATATTATAA